The window TGATGACGTGGTGCGATTTAATTGgccaaaatttcttattcaacaatctcattcaaatttttctttataattttacatttgatttatattaaaccgtatagaataattttgaaaaagaaaaaagctcaCAACTCCAggtgaaataacaaaaatacccGCGATTAATCGGCTACATACGTGCAAGCGAAAGGGcttctaatttaaacaataatataatataatctaaaaatcgtttagatattgataCACAACCATTTAGATCTTAATAAACGATCATTTTGAATCTATCATGTACTAATATCCAAAACGATCTCGGTACATGATCTTGTACCatatctaaacaatcttgatATATGATGTTTATATCTGTCACTTATCTGTTTCTCTTTGTCTATCTGGGATAGACAactgatcatttagatttttgtCACGATAGTGtagtgaaaaagaagaagaaaaaaatatgagaaatgatgaacaatgaagaaattttaaaaagggaGATGAAATctcgaagaagaaaaagtggaAATACGAAGAATGAGGggtaataatatgaaaaagatgCGGAAAAATTCAATACTTGTCGAGcgaaattcaaaacaaaaaagaataaatatgaaatttatgaaaaaacgTTTTCTTTTACGGGTTGTAAGCAGGCTTCATGGCtttttttatactaattgtaattatttttgcattttgttaTGTAAATTAACcttcatattttattctatGTACGTAAATTAAccttattgttattatattgaatttagccatttttatatatttcactGTGATTTCAAAACAAGATTTGATCTCAATTCAGATCCTAAACGTCTGTGGTGGTTCTATTTCCTCTTTAGTTAATTCTTTAATTGTTTGTTAAGATTTAACTTGaatctatttcattttatactaatttaaaaaatttgcaaaaaaatttgtataaatataatttattggaGCTAAAGGGTGTTAATGACATTTACaagttgttaattaattattaatttaatcattttactatttctaaatatattaaatcaatttgtgatattttcaaatgaaaatttataatttgctATTCCTCTCATTAGCCCAATGTTAAATcagcaaaattttattgttaattaattattaatttaatcattttactatttctaaatatattaaatcaatttgtgatattttcaaatgaaaatttataatttgctATTCCTCTCATTAGCCCAATGTTAAATcagcaaaattttattgttaattaattattaatttaatcattttactatttctaaatatattaaatcaatttgtgatattttcaaatgaaaatttataatttgctATTCCTCTCATTAGCCCAATGTTAAATCAGCAAAATTTAACCAACAATGTGACCACCCGTTAGATATTAAATCTTTTTAGgctaaactataaattttatttgcgGAGTCACCAtcatttaactatttttttaaaaatctttttaggttaaaattcaaatttagactcaaaattacaaatttagatattaaactttattagataaaattgAATGTCAAAGGTTGCATTAGATATAAAAGATCagatagtttttaaaatcttcaaatattGAACTTTTAAGGGTGGCAAGATGAAGGTACATGGTCTAGAATACACAACATTTCAAAGATCTAATACAACACTTTTAGATTTGACTTATAAAATAAGTCATAATATGTCGACTGTGATCAatggaaaatatgaaatagaTCAATCTAGTTACCATTCTCCATACAGTAGATATTCTTAATGTAAGCACAATAACAAATCTCCAACCTGAGCAATTAcattctaaaaaacaaaagaaaattgctCATACCTAGACAGGCATTCAACAACAGTGAGATACAACAAAGCACAAGCGGCAACTGTTATTCATTCATTCGAAGTTGCATATTCATTTTGAGCAGTTCCGCCATCTGCATGAATagaataaaacatatattagagTTGCTGACAATGAACGAACAACTTCTCATTTTATCGGATAAGTAATAAGTTCGGTCTTTGAACTGTCAAGATTTgtatatattgaattatttttagtttcaaaagtttttaaaggtctttgaaataatagaattatTGTGTTTaatctctaaactttaaaaagcttttaataactttcaattttatgtttaatagaTATTTGTGATTAACTATTGACGTCAACAATCACTTGGAATTGTTTGAAATCTGAGGCAACGTAGCTATCATATAATACCATGGGCAGGCCAGGTAAACGTGTTAAACTACAAACCTAATGACAAATACatattagtgtttttttttttccgcAAGCACGATTAATGACAAATACGTGTAAGCAGATTAATTACAGTTTTAAGGACTAGATAAACACAATcttgaaagtttaaatatcTATTTGAGGTTGGTTAGTTTCAACTAAAGCTTCAATAGAAGGCATACCTTCGCCATCTGATGGAGCACAAGGAGACTTCCTGTACCGTGTTTGCTGTTGTGTTGGCTacggaagaaaaaaaaaaattgaaatcgCATTAGTCCTTTCTGATGATAGAATTAACAAAAGAACGGgcaataaaaaggaaattacaaaacaaattatttccCAATAATCATACAGATGCCTTGACAAATTAACATACTAACGCATTTGGTAATCACAGCACCATCCTTCCCAGGATTAAGCCACGTCTGCTATTTATTTTCGACCTTTTCAATCATATTGTCTGATTTGATTACTCAAGCTTATTCACCTATAACTTCTtggaaaacttttcttttcttgggaACCTATATGGTGTCACAGTAATTGATTGGGAATTGGTGGATTTGGTAACATGATGCTTTCAATTCATTCCGTACtttcaaatgttcaaatttagtcgcaatatatatcttttacttGTTTGTTTCTCTCTATGTAGGCTTTGACAGACTTGTTTTTAACACATCTCTATCCAAAAACCTCCTCTTGCttatcctttgtttttttagaaaatgtctTATTAAGTACAACTTGGGTAGGGGGATTTGAATCCGGGATCTCTTGTCCTTGGAAAGATACAGATATCAATTAAGATGAGCTCATGTTAGCGCTTATCCCTAGTTTCATAGTctttcatgtattttttttttcaaacatatacTTTCTTTCACCCAAAAACAACTCTCCCTAGTTTATGCTTTTGCCaaccaatttttttcctccttttgCCTTTATGGAAAAATGGTCTGATATTCTAATATTAAACTAGATactaaaattagaaaattgaaaacaaaatggaaaagaattGTTATGccttaaacttttattcaaaAGGTCAAGCCAAGGTCTAAATTTTGAGATGGAGAAGCACTCTCTTCAGCACATGTTATCACTCAAAATCTCTAccctaaaataatatcaaaggTTGTCTCTAGTTGAGATGAAGACCATATGCATGACATAATGAAGAGTATATTTCttgttcaatatatatatagatatattctTTAACCTGTAATTTCGGCCGAAGAGCTTCTAAAGGTCCTTTCGGCTTCTCAACTCCTTGCTACAATCGGATAAATTAAGAATGATAAATTAGTTGATTAGTATAGCTAtgcaaaattattcaaaatcaagtaaaaatGGCATATTGATATAAGTTTCTAATACAACTACCTTTCCCAATGCCCAATCAGCAGAATCAAAATAAGCACGTTCATGATCCTGAAGTTGGGATTCAAAAGCTTTAGACACATATGTGAAAGGATGCATGATCTCAagaatacataattttttacaaGAGAAAAGTACCTTAGAAATGAGTGGTGGCTTCTTGGGAACAATTCctccatattttttctttataacttCCTCCTGTTGTGAAAATTAGCCACCAATTTCAAATTGATAACTTTGTAATAAAAATCTAGACgttcttataaaaaatttaaatataatttatgaagTTGCAAACCTCTTTACGAGATGACGACATAGATTCTTCAGATCCAACATGTCCATCTCCACCCACTCGTTCGGCCTCTTTGATATGCTCAGACATGATTAACTAGAAAAGCTCAGGTAAGCAGCAACgccaataattataaaattgcaGCCTGCAGGTTGACTGGTTATAAGTCAGAAGCAAATGAACTGGCAGTATCTTTCACTGAAATACCAATATAAGAGCTAGCTCCAATTTATAGATGGGCAACCATTTCTCTGAAATGGAACCAACCCACTTTTTAGTCGACAAACAGAAATCATAGACATAATATGACAATACTTCATCCATAGAAATCATACCATCCAATATCAGAAACAGAAAGATCTACCAGTCAACCTTCCTTAAGCTCTCACTCACACCCACACAACATTAAAAGAACCAAAGATAATAATAAGGAAAGTGAAATGCACAgcaacatataataataacaaaagaacTTACGTAGATTTCATTATTCTTATTTCAATAGATGCAGATTCCAAATACCTAAGTTATGAACTTCCAGTTCCAACTACATTGTTCACTCCCCTCTCCATGGATCCACGTTTCCACCCACCGTACCACCATATTAATCTTGAATACTACCTAATCAACTTTAAAACTAAGAACAACAGGATGCTGTTACTAGTTTCCAAGCAACAACTTGACATACAGCTAAACCAGACACAATCCAACGATATACcacattatatttcatttctcGGAAACAGAGATGACAAAGATCATTTTTAATTCccaaaatttcttaattgaattaaatcaGAATCATAAATGcatcaaaaaattaatatatcaacaagataggaaaagaaaataagagagaaacGGATAGAGAATAATCAGATCCAGAGaatatagaagaagaagaaaaaaaaaatttagtgtGAAACATATTGTAATGGAGAGCGAAAAAGAggattgaaaaagtaaaattaccTTCGAAGCTGCGAAAATGGCGATGGGGGAAATTAGGACGAAGAACGAAGAATTTTCGAATCTCCGGATCTAATCTGCTCGAAGAACGGCAGAtccaaattatttgttttgttttgtttctttattttaattttaattttaattttaaaatttttaaaccctttcttgtttgtttgtttgaaaaaacttTCTATTCCTCAATGTAAACGGCAATTTCACATGCACTTTGAACAAAATAGTGAATTtgactctttttcttttctttttttcttttactaaaaaaagcatatcaaaacctaaaaagattggaaagaataaaaatcttttatgaGTTGAAAAATATGCTTTGCATGGACGGACTTagatttagttttaaataatataatacacATTAGTGGAAAAATGACATGGATAGCTCAAAATGGAAGacctaattaaatttgatctaagttttttaaaataaacgcTTATTTAGCATTTTGTATACGTCATCTCTtgtgaaattaagaaaatttctctaattttttgcTTCTTCTCCCTCTCAATCTGCATTTTTTTAAGTCAATGATTTTGTAACCAccaacttttctaaattaaGTACGGTCGTCATCAATtgaaaacacttttaaaagaataataaaaaaataaaaacaatgcAAGATCTAACCATTTTATtaagtaaaaatgaaataaaacctaaaaaacaTGGATGATCACTTGAAATCCTGTAGTTTGAAAGCTCTTTTTGGTAGGACATTAAAAAGATTGAATTGATAATGTAAAATAGATATAAAGATTCGAGATATTGAACGAAAGACTTATGATTGTGCATAAAGGAATGCAATTAGAATATTCAAGAGAATTCAGtaaaaaattcttgaaatataaatctCAAGAAAGAATTGATTAATAACTTTTAACACAAGAAGAAATTATGGGAATGCAATCTTGTGAAGTAAAAGACATTCAAGAAACTAAATTCAAGTGCAATTGTGAGGAGAaattattcttcaaaaattcaattaacaAACTGTAGAGATCCTTGAAGAATTATAGCAGTAAAAGGCATTGGGCActgttttcataaaaaatgcCTTGAAAAACCATAATTCTTGGTCAATTAATTGCTTGATTTCCATGATTAATTTTCAAGTAGAGTACTTAGTGTAAGAACAATGagattcaaatcaaattttgattaggCAAGATTGACATTAAACCTTATTAAGTAATACCCCTAATTTCTCAATTATGGATATTGCATACTAAATTTAagttatcaaatataattccAAAGACATTTCTTCAATTCCTCATCAAAATTCACTTCATTCTTTGTAACAATTCTTTAGAGTTGATGGTTCCGTAGGAGCACACATATCAATCATAAGGTTAGGTTAACTTCAGTCGAAGCACACATATCAATTATCAATCATAAAGTTAGGTTCACTGTTCAGGTCGAAGCTCGAGCGAGAAAATTATGATTGCAATTGGaaatccaaaattcaacctgtacataactaaaattaaattaatagttttggacaaacaaaattattgattaaacCCAGTTTACTCCTCCAAATGCTTacccaaaattttcacttcacAACCTGGATGGAAAACCACAAATCGATTCAAGAACTTCTCCAAAGGGAACCTTCAGACCAAGGAAAAGCCCCAACTTTAACCCTCAAATTATCCTTAAATTTAGTTCTGTAATGGGTGGTGAAACCCAAAACAAGACTTCACTAATTGCCGAAAAACTCACCCAAAACCCACCGGGGAGGAGATTGGACAGAGGGAAGATCGGCGCAGCGGGGCTCGGCGTTGGAGGAGAAGCTCGGCTCGCTCACGGCGTGCGGCCCGGAGAAAGAGATGGCGCGGCTCACAGCGTGGAGACGTCGTCGCTCACGGCTACTTGACAGACGGTCGGCGGCGTGTGGGCGAAGCGGCTGGACGTGGTGTCGTGGGAGGGAGTTGAACGGCCAGAAGCAATAGTGAGCGTCGTTCAGcgtgaggaagaagaaggaaatttCCTAATTTCTACTCTCTTTTATTCAATTGCACGTTACCCTAACAAACCCTaccttttaaaacaaataaacaatcataacaataatgaaaaccactttcattagaaaaatgattgaaaaggCAAATCTGCTAAGAATATATACAACATCCAAgctaattaaattagaaattaccttgaattttggaatgttacaaatttgcaatatgttcttttgtttatggtcctccttttcattattcttcttctcctctcaaATCAAAGATGGAAGCTAGAATGTGAATTAgagtaagaagaagaagcaagagAGAGTGGAAGAACAAGAATCAaacacaaagaagaaaatgagaaacaaTGCAGATTTGGTAAGgaaaaaagatggaagaagCGCAGTGGAAGGAACAAAACTTCATGGAATTATTAGGGCCTCGCATGCTTTTCATTAAGTCCCTGGAAAGAGATCATCTGTGTAAACttcctttaatttcttttaatttttttttaagagtaAAGATTTTAATCATTAACCTTTTAGTTGAGATATATTGAGTTTCACTATTAATGTTTCTATTTTGTATTAATGTCTCTATTTTGACtagtaaatttgattttttttcattttgttttgctATGTTATACACTTAAGATTTTCCATACaattctttcaaaatgttttgatatttcataagcaaataattaatctaaaatCTTTCACAACAGATTTAAGAGCAAAGTTGGCAGCcatcaataaataaacacaccatttaaaaaaattaaaaaaggagaaaaaaaaaactaataaacacATATCCATCCTTGAAAGCAATACTGATTTTATACAAATCAAATCCAAACTTTCTAACGATTACACACTTTATACATTAAACAGTGAGCCAACGATTACATGGAATAAAAAGTTAGATTTTAACCAAATAACTTACTGCTGCTTCTGCACAGATGTGAActtcatttgagaaaataatcGGTTGGTCGTGATCGTCTTGCTGCAAGAACCATAAACAGCTTGTCACTCACAACTTCCTCACAGTGAAAGGCGTTTGGTGACCTACGCAATTTATCCAGCCATTTTCCATCTCATCGTTTCCACTATACGAGGGACCAGGCCAATGTACTGTTATCTCAAGTGGATTAAGTGCGATTGAGAATGGTTTGTCGATTCACTATTGTCACCTAATGTTGTGAGTTGAAGACGGGGAGCCTAACAAAACAATATGAGAAGGTTCAAATGTAGTATTCGATATATGTAAACAAATAACTAGAACCAATTTTCAGAGATATGCACTCTCCATATGTTTATCATGGTTGGTGTTCTGATATAGGACAGTACAGTCATAACTTCTTTTCCTCTTAAGAAACATAAAGCTTATTATTGAAGAgtgaaaaaaagtacaattGATGGACCCAGTGacactcttttcttttgattacTATTCTTTTTTGATAATCGTTTACTTTTCACAAAAGTTGTACCAAAAAAAGTACACAGACCCAGTGGCACACTGACACTTTTTTGCCAATCATTGATTTTTCCTTGAAAGTTTGGTATTTTGAAGCATTTCAAAAACTTCAAGGCTACTTGTTAAGGTTTTGAACCTTCACAACCAAAAGGAACTAAAAAGGCATTTATTCTaacctcttttctttttgctgtATAATATTCATGGACTCAGGTGCTTACCAtgatatttcttttccaaatcaTGGGTGatcagtttttatttatttggaagAGACAATTTGAACCCTGACTTCTAGTCGATGACATATGTCTTAACTAGTTAAACTTAAACTATTTCAAGTAGACTATGATCATGTCAGGGTAGCTTATATGCACTAAAACtatattaaaccaaaatatagtgattataattagaaacatggttaaacaaaagaacaagGTTTAACACAATGGCCAACAAAATTCATATCTACCCTAATTTGCATGAACCCCATTGAAAATCCGCACAGTTCATACGATGAAATGTTGTTCAAAACAAATCTAGAAATAGACTGCATCACTAACCTGATAACGATGCCGTCGTTGAATGTAAGTAAATGCCTTAACCATGACGTATATTGGTAGAAGAATCCCAACAATTCTCAAGATCAGCAACTGAAATATACAGCACACGAACTTTTGGTTCTTCACTGGTCTCAACAATAGAAAAGGGCCAAGGGATAAAAAAGTAGATGAAGGAAAACCGAGAAACAATCTTACCATTAACAATGTCCATGAATACCCTCCAGCACCACTAATTACAATTGGTAGAGTATGGCGTAAAACGAGAAGAGCAATAAACTACATATATACAGATATGATTAGAAGTTTCAAACAGGTGATTGTTGGTCAATCCAATTGTCTTAATGGTACAAATATGAGCAAGGAGACCACAAGTTTAAATCCTATTTAGTTAAGTGATTTGATTCTCGTTTCATTCTCATCCTTGcttcaaaatgttatatttctctatccatcaactttaatattatattgcATCTCCTAAACTTAGAATAAATACTATGtactttattttcattaatatttgaCGACCCCACACATATTCAGGTAATGAGAAAAACACTTGTCCATGCACACATATTCaggtaatgaaaaaaaatgtatctcaataattcattaaaaattttggtCTTTATagaaagttcaaagaataaaatttaatttctatacaAAAATTCATCATAATACTTTTCAattagcaaaaataaaaaaccttaATACTTTTCAATCTGCTTCTGCAGAAACCAAAGCCAATTATCGAGCCgcttaaatttgtaaataaggaaactgaaatgaaataaaatgaagaggTAGGGAATACAATTACTGCAACCACACGGCAGCACAATATGCTTCTTGGAGAGGGAGCGAAAAAATCATCAAAGTCAGAATCAAGATACTCGTGGTCAGGCATACCTGCAGGTACATGCAGGTTCAGTCTAGACATCTCCCAACTTCCCCTAAGACCACAAAATTCAATGATAGCACTGTtatataaaatgaatgaaCGAGATTTGAATAATAACATATACTAGAGAAATTGCATGTGAAATGAAATGCATTATGAATGAGTGGTAAATGGATAACCTGAAATGTATTGGTGAATTAATATCTCCATAATAAAATACAGGGGGAGGTGAGGTATACCCTGGCTTAAAGTCCTACAGTACAAGAAAAAATACTCCTTACTAACGTAAATTTAGCCATGCAGTAAcaacaattaaaaacaaaaaaaataaaaatgacagACCTGGTGGCAAATCTCACAGATTGTATCGCCTTTCTCATTGCACCACCGCTGGATGCACTTGCGATGAGCATACTGCAATTATCAACACTAATTGGAAGCTAATTATCAAGGTGAACCAACTAAATTAACACATGAAAGGAATAAGGTTtggaaagggaaaggaaaCCAAGAATAGCACAGGATGCTTTATCCATGCAGGAATCTGATCCTACTCTTTTCAGTCCAGTAACATGTACATTTATACTACTTAATAGGGTACCTAACTTAGCAAGTGTTTTATAGCATATTATAATATGCAGGGAAAAGATttggagaagaagataaaTTTGGATACTAGATTGAATGCAGCAAAAGTTGACAGGAACATTGTTGAAAGCAGTTTATAGCCAGCCATACAGTTTGGAAAAGAGGGATTACAAAAATAGCTATCTGAGTACATAGTAAAACTAGTTAGCATTGACTAGACTAAATCTAACCTTCAAGCTGCCACAGCAAGAGCATGGTGTCTCCATTTTTGAGCCATCATCCTCATCATGACAAATTCTGCACTGAACAATACTTGAAGGTGACACAGATTCGACATCAATGTTTGACGAAGATATCATATTATCTGCATTTGCATTTGTTGAGGCCATAGGGTGACAAATTCtgttttttctctcaataGTAGCTTCAAGGTTTGATTCAGTGAGCAACTGATCCACCAACAGCCCAAAATGATCTCCCATTCTTCAATGACCCAGTAGATATTGATAAGAATGTCAATAAAGTAATATAAAACAAGccaaataaaatataccaCTATGTAGGTCAGTTTTGTTGCTGCAGCGATCAACATCCATTGGAATTCAGATTGTTTCCCAGCATAATATATTCATACATATTAGcagaaaatagagaaaaaatagaaactttGAAACTCCTGGAATTTAAATCCCATGGAATGATGAGATTCTTGGAGATGAATTTctaggtaaaagaaaaatacttatttaaaatcgttgtttttctaaaattggcTTTAGAGTGGGCAAACTCCATCCAATTGTTCAGGAAGTAAAGAAACTAAAGGTTTGGGCCCTTGGAGCTTTTCACCTTTTTGGGCCCTTAGAAACTTCAACTGCTGTAGAAAAGTTGCAACTGTTTATTCTTTTGGGAAGTTTATTTTGAGCATAATGCTATAGGTCCAACATAAGAACTAAGAATTATAGATGTTTATGTCCCACCCTATTTTCCTAAGTTAAGATAGAGGAgcaattaaaaaactaattcCAAGAGGAAAGAAGTCcctttaatcaataaaatagatCTTAGTTTGACAAACAAGCAAGAACATGTAATATAGCACTCCAGACAACTGAAAAACCAAACATTCCATATCAGTTATCCTTTtaagttatcttttttaggaaaaagagacaaacttttcattgatacTCGAAAAGTTACATCAATGCTCTAAGTACAAGTTCATTAACTCCAATGAAAAGGCCTTGGAGATGTTTGGAGGCACCCTCCAAAGTTCGAGTTTCAAACCTAAGGTTGAAAACTTATCTCATTTGGAAGAAACACAACTTATCTCATTTGGAAGACCTAAGGTTGAGAACTTAGGTCttgtttgataaccatttggtttaaatttaagcttataaacacaACTTCCACCTATAGGTTCctttattttgttatcaatTTTCTATTACAGTTGTAAAACCCAAGtcaagtttcaaaataaaaaaaaaaagtagcttttgtttttggaatttaacAAAGAActcaattgttttattttaaagaaaaacaagtaaGATAATTGGAAGAAACAagcataaatttcaaaaaccaaaaagatcaaatggcccttaataatttaaaatacttgTGAATAGACAAagacttcaaaaaaaaaaaaaaaaccaaacaaacaaaaaataaaagtagttcCTATAGGCCACGAACTTTAACTCTTATTTTTCCCCAAAGAAAGTAGTTTCTAAAACCTCTGAACCGATTCAGATGTTTGAACTCATCATTCATTGTTTAAGAGTGAGcataaaaacattattaaaggCGTGTTAGCTTCTTCAAGCTTTGGCATCACCTCATCTCAttataaaaatgtaagaatgaaagaaaaaatggcaTTCAAAACACCAAAAACACCAAGCAACACGTCAAGGCAAATCAATAAGATCAAAAGGTATAAAAACTCAAAGAACACACACACGACACAACATAGGAAGAGACCGACACTGGCAtaccaaacaaaaacaaaaacccagaaagcaaaaccaaagaaattcaagaaaaCGGCAACCCAGAtcaagaaaagtttaaaattaacgaaaatgcacaaaaaaaaaaatacaatgtcAGTAACCTTCAAACAAGCAGCACCATGATTGACAATTGAACAAACACGTTGCAGACAAAAACTTACGAACAGGATGTGAGTTAAGATTAAATgcaagaggaaaaaaaataaaaaggaaacaagaaTACTTACAAAAATGGGAATAGAATTTGTGCGATAGAAGAAACAAACAGTATAAGCCTTCTTTTTCTCGTCCTTCTGTTTTCTGAAAGAGGAAGCAAGAGATGGAGTGTTATTAAAATTCCATTTACATTTCTAAAAGAACATTTGATAACTTACAGTAACCCAAATCAACAAACAACAGATTATTTATAACGAAAAATGG of the Cucumis sativus cultivar 9930 chromosome 3, Cucumber_9930_V3, whole genome shotgun sequence genome contains:
- the LOC101206373 gene encoding uncharacterized protein LOC101206373 isoform X1 produces the protein MSEHIKEAERVGGDGHVGSEESMSSSRKEEEVIKKKYGGIVPKKPPLISKVLFSCKKLCILEIMHPFTYVSKAFESQLQDHERAYFDSADWALGKQGVEKPKGPLEALRPKLQPTQQQTRYRKSPCAPSDGEDGGTAQNEYATSNE
- the LOC101206373 gene encoding uncharacterized protein LOC101206373 isoform X2 codes for the protein MSEHIKEAERVGGDGHVGSEESMSSSRKEEEVIKKKYGGIVPKKPPLISKDHERAYFDSADWALGKQGVEKPKGPLEALRPKLQPTQQQTRYRKSPCAPSDGEDGGTAQNEYATSNE
- the LOC101208390 gene encoding E3 ubiquitin-protein ligase MARCH2 isoform X1, with the protein product MKKIPIGSLLRLEESLLFLLLPLHSKSTNFENRRTRKRRLILFVSSIAQILFPFLMGDHFGLLVDQLLTESNLEATIERKNRICHPMASTNANADNMISSSNIDVESVSPSSIVQCRICHDEDDGSKMETPCSCCGSLKYAHRKCIQRWCNEKGDTICEICHQDFKPGYTSPPPVFYYGDINSPIHFRGSWEMSRLNLHVPAGMPDHEYLDSDFDDFFAPSPRSILCCRVVAVIFIALLVLRHTLPIVISGAGGYSWTLLMLLILRIVGILLPIYVMVKAFTYIQRRHRYQAPRLQLTTLGDNSESTNHSQSHLIHLR
- the LOC101208390 gene encoding E3 ubiquitin-protein ligase MARCH2 isoform X2, with translation MGDHFGLLVDQLLTESNLEATIERKNRICHPMASTNANADNMISSSNIDVESVSPSSIVQCRICHDEDDGSKMETPCSCCGSLKYAHRKCIQRWCNEKGDTICEICHQDFKPGYTSPPPVFYYGDINSPIHFRGSWEMSRLNLHVPAGMPDHEYLDSDFDDFFAPSPRSILCCRVVAVIFIALLVLRHTLPIVISGAGGYSWTLLMLLILRIVGILLPIYVMVKAFTYIQRRHRYQAPRLQLTTLGDNSESTNHSQSHLIHLR